Genomic window (Oryza sativa Japonica Group chromosome 3, ASM3414082v1):
ACTAGTGAGTAAAGTCAAACCATATTTTATTCATGTAGTAGTAACTTGAATGCTCTCAGCATCAAGATACAGCATATTACAGATTGGTGTTTTCACTTCCAATCTTAATGAGTTCAGGCGAGCAACAGCACGCATTTGCAACTTAGAAGATTACACATACTGACATTAGCATGGTGAAGAAGACGACAGTACATAACCAAATGTGCCATACGACCATTTATCTGTAAAGTCAACCATTTATCTGCAGCCAGTGAATCTTCAGTCTGCAAGTACGTCCAATCCTAAGCACAAGCCACCGTCGTGGCTATACGAACGAACTGCAGAAAACACAACTCTTTAGCAAAAGTATCACACTGGTACTTTGAAAAAGTGGAAGTTGTTCGCAAGAGAAATAAATATATGAAATCAATTGTTTGTAGTTTTATCTCTAAAATGGACAGCAATTTAGATAAATCATATTTGCTAGTCATCTGTACCAAGTGACAAAGTGTACAGATTAAGAGGATGTCATAAGCCAATGTATTTCAGAAATGGTagaaaaatatgtttgtagctaaaaaaaatcagaatggAAGAAGCGAAGCCTACAGGACATGGTGGTTCTATAGGCACTCTTGTAGCCGCTTAAATAGAGCACGAGTCAGGAAAAGACGCAGTTTCAGCAGTGGACTCGggttaactttagtccctatatttagacactaatttagagtattaaatatagactacttacaaaactaattacataaatgaaagctaattcacgagacaaattttttaagcctaattaatccataattagagaatgtttactgtagcatcacataggctaatcatggattaattaggctcaatagattcgtctcgcgaattagtccaagattatggatgggttttattaatagtctacgtttaatatttataattagtgtccaaacatccgatgtgatagggacttgaaagttttagtcccatctaaacagggtctcaAGCAAAACAAACTGAGCAGCCTAAACAGTCAATTAAGTAATTTCACATAccatttcatgattattttgcTGGAGCAGAAGCAAGTTCGACGCTGAGGATGAAGGTTGACATGCCAGCTTCCCTCATATGTCGGACATCGCCATTCATGAGCCTCAGCAGGTTTCTAGAAACCGCAAGACTCATGCCTTCATCCGACTGCTCCTTATTGTCATCCTCGTACATTTGTGACAGCAGATCTGCTGGGACTCCTTTGCCCTGGTGCTTGATCCTGAAAAACATTGATCCACAAGAGTTAATACACATCATTTTATACTTCAAGACTGTCTTAACAGAAAGAAGAGTAAGCGTGCAAATGTCATGACTAACATACCTAAGTTCTAGGTCTATGAGATGAAGGTTTTCCCCAATGCTGTTCTTGGTCAGGCTACAAGAGATCTCAACAGAACCCCCAACAGGAGAGAACTTCACTGAGACGAATAGGAAGTCAGAGAGAATCTGCTGTAGTCGAACACCATCCCCGTAGACTGTTTGCTTCATATATCTCTCCGGTAGGTTGCAAGAGACTCTAATCCCTTTTCCCTGGCAAGTTATGAGTACTTGACTTACAGCAGCCACAAACACATCTTGCAATACAAACTCAACCATCTCCAAATCCAAGCAACTAGACCTGTGAACACAGCAGCAGGAAATTAGTTTGAAGATAATaactaataatatatatataaggtttGTACTGAGTAATGAGTAAAAAACCACTGGGACTTGGTGCAACAAATTCTTTCATTTTGAGAGAGCAAAATTGACCACTTGAAGATAATACAAACACATAAGACTATAAGAGCAACACCATCGACCTGTTAGGTCTGACAATTGATGAAGAACAAAGGTAGCTGAAAGTAAATACAAGAGCCTAAGAGAGTAACTTAGAATACTTGGTAAGAAAAGTACTTGTTCATGACGCTATCTTGATCCAAGTCAGAAAGTATTTTATTCAGCTGGCGGTGACAACTATCTGCAACATTGACCTCCTTCATCTGCTCTTCATTCAGACCTGTGTTCTTCAGTGCTTTCCTAGAGTAAAGCATACCTGAGAGAGGGTTGTTGATTGCATGTCTCATGTAGGAGTAAGCTTTCAACTTTGTTAGTGCATTCTGCTGTGAGGCTTGCTGCACATGTAGTGCATGTTGCAGCTCATGACTAGGAACTTGAATGAAACAAAATACTCCAGTGATGACACCATCTGCATTTACTTTTCTGTTAACAGAAAGAAGGCACTCGATATACTTCCCGTTCCGGTCGAAGAAGCTGAATGGAGCCTTTTCTGTTTCATCACCAGCTAATGCACTGTTGATAAGAATGCAGAGACTTACAAATGCATCTTTATTCTTCACAAGACAGGAGGCGTTGGTGCTATCAAACACCTCACCAAGAAGCATCTTATTGATCACCTCATCTCTATGCCACCCGGTCAATTTCGTCATGGCAGCATTCCACTCAGAGCACCATCCAAATTCGTCAGCACCAAATATGGGAGGAATAAGCGGGCTTGGATTGTGAATAATTGCTTTGTAGTCTCCCTCAACCCGAGTAAATTTGTCCATGACCAACTTATGAACAGTCATATCTTGTGCAACAAAGCACACACCAACAACATGGTCGTGAAGGTCCCGGCTGGCACAGGCATTCACAACCAAGATAACAGGGCCATCATCTCTCTTGGAGCCATGAGTTTTCACCTCAAATTTCACTTCCTTCTCTTCTTTGCCTGATCAATCAAAGAAATGTTTAGAAATCAATCAACCCACAACGCAGCTGAATGTCAAGTATTAATGTATGAGCATGACAATCAAATGTAGCATATCTAGGCATTGAACATTAGAAAGCAACCCCAAAGTTTTTTTGATAAATCGAATTGCCAAATAAGCAGAAACTTGAAAAATACTGGGGGAATAGACAAAAACCACTATAGCTAATTTACCCACCTTGCAAAGCTAAATACAGCATCCTCTGGACAACTGGTACAGAAGATTCCTCTACAACGGTAAGTATGTGTCTTCCAATAGCCTCATCTACTCTCAACCCTGTCAACTCAGCAACCTTCTGATTCCATCCATTGACCAATCCATTGCTATCTACAGCCAAGATTGGGACAGTTGCTGTTTCCATGAGACGAACCATTTCACTTGTAACTGCCTGCAATTCAGCAAGCCCATCAAGCTTGAGATCACCAACCTGATTATCTAAACTAGCGGCCCTTGTTGGCTTGATGTCATCATTCAGTGTCCCTCTAAGTATAAGTTGTAATGAGTGAATAGCATCCATCTCATAGTCATTCCAAGGCAAGCTCTTCATCTTGACAACCTCAAGGAATGCCTTGAAGGACAGCCTAGGGTGCATTCTTCTGCTGTCATCCTTGTCTGATGGATCATGTTTTGCACCTCCCCATCTGATTTCAGCAGCTGTATGTGACCTGAACCAGAACAGGATatccttggaatttattttagCTACTGCCATTCCACAAATCATATCACCAAGAGCAGCAGCTCCTGGATATCCAGCATCATGTAGGCTATCAGTACTCAGGCCAGTGGAATCCCTGTGGACATCTGACAGCCAGAAGGCAATATCACGTATCTGAGACTCAGTTGGAGCATTCTGTAGCCGCCACACTTTTCCCCCATACAAAAGAGCAGCACCATCACATTTCACAAGGTCCATGATGTTGGGAGTCCCTGATACTATACTCAGAGGAGAGGATTCCCTGAGAAGCATGTCAGAGAGCATTGTTTGCATCCTCAATATGCTTTTCTCGCGTACTTGCCTCTCTAATTCAAACTCCTTGTTAACATGGACAGCAAACACTTGTGCTAAGAACTCACAGGCATACCGCAATGGGAAAGGAACATATCTGGGGCTCTCATGGTGGCAAACAAGGAGTCCCCATAGTTTCTTCCTCTTCTGCTGTTGTGCAGGTTGATCAGCCCCAACTTCATCATCATCCTCATTCTCATTAACCACAACAGCCATGACAAGGGATGCAATCGAGTTCATGTTCTCCATATACTGAAGATGACAACTGTGTGGTGCCCTCAGTGTTGAACCACATAAGCTAATATCCAAGTGGAGCGACTCATCTTCGATAATCTTGATAGATCTTGCACGGCAATCACAAATCATCCGGACTTTGTTCTTCATGAAAAGAAACCTGGCTGCCTGAGGGATATCAGTAGCTGGATAATGCAGGCCAAGATAAGGTTCAAGACCAGGCTTTGTGATCTCAGCAAAGACTTCACCATGGTCATCTTCATGGAACTTATAAGCCATAACTCTATCATATCCTGTGAGGTCAAAGAGTTCCTTGACCACCGTATTGCATAGCACCTCCATGCTTCCACCTGGCAGTGACTGGATCTTAGAGATTGCCTTGGCAGCAAGTTTGTAAGATTGCAAAGCCCCAGCGGCAGTTGCTGGAAATTCTGTAGGTTTCACAGGCTCAAAGTCTACCACCAAACAACCAGTTGCCCGATGAACAATGGCATAGAAAGGCTTGCCTGAGGTCTTGCATTGAACTAGGATAGGGTTCAGCAAGGAAACATCAGCAAATCCCAGTGCCTTCTGCAGTGCTGTGGCACCTGGGTCAGTGAAAAGAGACCATACATTGGTGCCAATGCGTAGCTTTGGGGGATCATCAACACTTGGCACTGCATGGCTGACAGTTGTAAGCATCTCTGGTGCATTCTCGCTGAGCGCTATAACATTGAAGGTCTTCTCATCAAGGGCCAACAAGCAACCAAATGGTTGGATTAGCTTTGCTCTCTGAATGTGATGCAAGTAAGCTATGACCTTCTCAGAACGAGCTTGCTGCTCAGGTCCAGTAGTTCTCTGTGCTTCAACCAATTTGGAGTAATCAAAGGAGTCGCCATATTCTTCATATTCAGCATTGAGTTCAGCATCAAGAGTTGTTTGTGCTAATATCCTTGCCCGGGAGCTTTGGCGGGTCCTGCTGGATGAACTGGAACATTGAGTAGGTCTTGAAGAAGACATCTTCTGCCTTGATTACCTGAATCACTCAAGAGTCTTATCTGCTGTATACCACTCCTGCTGAACAAGATAATATAAGTTGAAAACATCAATCAGTAAAACAAAAAAGTATAGCAATCCACTAATATCAATAGATGCCTCAATCTAGTGGATAAATGTGGACTATCAACTTTGATCAATGCCTAAAACCACATGATTAGACTTCCTTGTTGCCTGAGCAGTTCAGAAAAGAGAAATGTTTTTGTCTTTCAAGAGCTTGAGAAATATAAAAAGTTAGCCCTGCTAGAACTCGATGGATGAAGTAAGAACGGTTGACGAAGTAAAATAATACAATGTTAAAGATGCTATTGAAGAACGGTCAACAAATCTTAGAGCATTAGAGGACTAAAGTTTCTCCAAATACAACTGCAGGCACTTGTGTTAGCAAATAAGCATGACATCTCCTGTAAAGCCAAAACCTTTCTGAGGAATTTCCTTCACTAATCTGTGATAAGATATTCTCTACTTTGTATTTGTCATTCATCTGATTTTCATTGGCATTACATGGCCAGTCTTTAAGATTTTCAAAGGCATGAAATGCAGGAAATCTAGTTTACATTCTAAAAACAGTATAAAAGGAAAGCTTCCACATTCTATAAATTACTACGTTGATTGGAGGAACGCTAAAACATATCCATTATACTTATTGTGGTGGATCTAGATTATAGTGTGGGAGATTAATAGGATATATATTAGAGCTATTTCATAAGAAACACTGTTGCATATTAGTTTCGATACAAACATGTTATTAGTATCTAACTGCATAATTGCTTGGAAATtctgctagtttgatgtttagaTTTACTCTTTTTCAGCCTAATATTCCCTCTGTTAACACATGTATGCCACTCTGACATGGGCATGGTAAATGGTAATCTAATACAACTTCGAGTCTTTCACCACTATACATAAAACTATTTAGATTGGCGCTGTAAAAACAGCAACAATAGATCTgttagggaaaaaaaattctccaaagtaatataatttttaaagggtttcatttaaaataataattgaaataaGCCGTCAAAGGTACCTTGGACTCACGGAGGCTGCACTTTCACTAGTCTCATGGACCAAAACCCCAACTAAATCTCATATGAAGGTACTATACTGGGCCACATACTGGGATCAGTTTTAGGACCAGTTGCAAAAGTGTGAGGACAAGGACAATATCCAGTTTGCATGGCGGACTTTTGAGACAATGATCATGCAAATCTTCGCCATGGATggagatttagaaatatgattGATTCCTGATTCTTTTAATTAGTCCTTATGTCAATGTTTTCATATGGTTTTCTTGTCCTCTTGGTGTTTGTTACTTTCAGCCAGACGTGCTGCAAATTTTGTAATGGTGGGTTGTAATATCTGCTGATGCAAAGACCCGGAtttcccattatctaaaaatctcATGGAACTATATTTTTTACCAAAAAGAAACTACAAACCATATTCAGTTGTAGTTACTAATAAAAAGGTGAAATATCTTAGCTGAATGGAAGTTCACAGACATCACAGAAGACGGACTTGCTCTAAACAGCTGAACTTAGCATGTCCATGAAATTAGTATGATGGACTAATACGAATGATCAGCATCAAGTGCATTTTTATCATTTGGAAGGTTTTATAGAAAGCATAAAAGAGTcgcttatctaaaaaaaaactgaagccGCTTATTATATTACTGAAACAGGTTTTATAAGTCTTTGCTGTGCATACAACAGTGGCTAAAAAAACAACTTGTGGCTTAACTTGTTTGCAAGTCCAAATTTGGAGCAAAACCCCTTAACAGGACGAGCAACATCGTTTGGAGTTTGGACTACTCGCTCCTCCAATAGTAGGCTCTTATGTAGCAACATTTTCAATTGAACTCATCATTTTGTTTTCTCTTTATCCCAACATATGGGGATTTTGAGTTATGGCTTTTCTGACAATAAAAAACAACAACTAAGCAAAGCCAGATTAAATCTTCTCAATATTTCTGCAACAGCACACTTCTCCAGGATCAGCAAGTTGTTCCTGCTGCTTTCCACTACCCCTCACCTTTGTTCCTATCCTCTTCCTGTACCAAGGCTTGGGGGTGAGTCAGTGGACACTGACGTGGCACATGGATAGAAGCACTGAAGCAGTACCCCCTCTACCAAGAACCACCCAGTGGCACCCAAAGTCCAAGAAATCCACCACtaaacaaatcctaaaaaaaccCATCTCAACAGAGACAAGCACCGAATTTTATCCTCTTTGCTTGCCATCCATCACAAACCCCAGGAAAGGGGATTTCTGAATCAtcaatcatcagttcatcacacTCGCATACAAGTTCAAGTTTTTTTGTTAATCTCAAAGATGCTAAGCCCTGATCACAAAAAATACGAACTAAACAAGAGCACCCTCCAGTCCCCAACTCCCAAACATCTCTCACCACATCTCTTGTCCCCCCCAAAATCATCAGAGAAAGAGAACACCACACTACAGGGCAGCACAGCCCGTTCCTCTCCAAGAAACGAACAAGCAGCAGATGAT
Coding sequences:
- the LOC4333930 gene encoding phytochrome A, with product MSSSRPTQCSSSSSRTRQSSRARILAQTTLDAELNAEYEEYGDSFDYSKLVEAQRTTGPEQQARSEKVIAYLHHIQRAKLIQPFGCLLALDEKTFNVIALSENAPEMLTTVSHAVPSVDDPPKLRIGTNVWSLFTDPGATALQKALGFADVSLLNPILVQCKTSGKPFYAIVHRATGCLVVDFEPVKPTEFPATAAGALQSYKLAAKAISKIQSLPGGSMEVLCNTVVKELFDLTGYDRVMAYKFHEDDHGEVFAEITKPGLEPYLGLHYPATDIPQAARFLFMKNKVRMICDCRARSIKIIEDESLHLDISLCGSTLRAPHSCHLQYMENMNSIASLVMAVVVNENEDDDEVGADQPAQQQKRKKLWGLLVCHHESPRYVPFPLRYACEFLAQVFAVHVNKEFELERQVREKSILRMQTMLSDMLLRESSPLSIVSGTPNIMDLVKCDGAALLYGGKVWRLQNAPTESQIRDIAFWLSDVHRDSTGLSTDSLHDAGYPGAAALGDMICGMAVAKINSKDILFWFRSHTAAEIRWGGAKHDPSDKDDSRRMHPRLSFKAFLEVVKMKSLPWNDYEMDAIHSLQLILRGTLNDDIKPTRAASLDNQVGDLKLDGLAELQAVTSEMVRLMETATVPILAVDSNGLVNGWNQKVAELTGLRVDEAIGRHILTVVEESSVPVVQRMLYLALQGKEEKEVKFEVKTHGSKRDDGPVILVVNACASRDLHDHVVGVCFVAQDMTVHKLVMDKFTRVEGDYKAIIHNPSPLIPPIFGADEFGWCSEWNAAMTKLTGWHRDEVINKMLLGEVFDSTNASCLVKNKDAFVSLCILINSALAGDETEKAPFSFFDRNGKYIECLLSVNRKVNADGVITGVFCFIQVPSHELQHALHVQQASQQNALTKLKAYSYMRHAINNPLSGMLYSRKALKNTGLNEEQMKEVNVADSCHRQLNKILSDLDQDSVMNKSSCLDLEMVEFVLQDVFVAAVSQVLITCQGKGIRVSCNLPERYMKQTVYGDGVRLQQILSDFLFVSVKFSPVGGSVEISCSLTKNSIGENLHLIDLELRIKHQGKGVPADLLSQMYEDDNKEQSDEGMSLAVSRNLLRLMNGDVRHMREAGMSTFILSVELASAPAK